Proteins from a single region of Apium graveolens cultivar Ventura chromosome 7, ASM990537v1, whole genome shotgun sequence:
- the LOC141674801 gene encoding secreted RxLR effector protein 161-like, with protein sequence MEKGTVLHMNAVKRILRYVKGTINYGVVYSRDIGNNMLTGYSNSDFGGQTDDRKSTRGMVFYLKDNLITWVSQKQRCLALSSCEAEFMAGTTSACQAVWLRNLLSKLTGEDMGPVILYISWA encoded by the coding sequence ATGGAAAAGGGCACAGTTCTTCATATGAATGCTGTAAAGCGTATACTCAGGTACGTCAAGGGTACAATTAACTACGGCGTGGTTTATTCGAGGGATATTGGAAACAATATGCTTACAGGATACTCGAATAGCGATTTTGGAGGACAAACAGATGACAGGAAGAGTACAAGAGGAATGGTATTTTACTTAAAAGATAACCTCATCACATGGGTCTCACAGAAACAAAGGTGTTTGGCCTTGTCTTCGTGCGAGGCAGAGTTTATGGCAGGGACGACATCAGCGTGTCAAGCTGTTTGGCTGAGGAATCTGCTCAGCAAGCTAACAGGTGAAGATATGGGTCCAGTAATCTTGTACATTTCATGGGCGTAG
- the LOC141674802 gene encoding uncharacterized protein LOC141674802, producing the protein MWGEAVRHSNYVLNRLPTRVLEGKTPYEAWSGRMPDLSHLSVFGCCVYMKIPTVNVKKLDDRSRRMIYLGREPGTKGNRLYDPMTGSMHKSRDVVFFEDEFWSWEKAETIEILIPGQVLEVEETPVVEHRDTAEQEERTPVQIPRDTTEGEFTKNTDISSAESSEPRRYRPLHEIYNETEMIEMIDEVMLLKVEEPTHYSEAVSEQEWVEAMKTEVEMIEKNNT; encoded by the coding sequence ATGTGGGGTGAGGCTGTAAGGCACTCAAATTATGTACTAAACAGACTTCCAACTCGAGTGCTGGAGGGAAAAACGCCATATGAGGCATGGAGTGGAAGGATGCCAGATTTAAGTCATTTAAGTGTGTTTGGTTGCTGCGTGTACATGAAAATACCAACTGTGAACGTCAAGAAATTAGACGATCGAAGTCGAAGGATGATTTACCTTGGAAGAGAGCCAGGGACTAAGGGAAATAGGCTTTATGACCCCATGACAGGATCAATGCATAAAAGCAGGGATGTAGTATTCTTTGAGGACGAGTTTTGGTCATGGGAAAAAGCTGAAACCATTGAAATTTTAATTCCAGGACAAGTATTGGAGGTTGAAGAAACACCAGTGGTTGAACATCGCGACACAGCAGAACAGGAGGAGAGGACACCTGTTCAAATACCTCGTGACACAACAGAGGGTGAGTTCACAAAAAACACAGATATATCGAGTGCTGAGAGCAGCGAACCACGACGATACAGGCCATTACATGAAATATACAACGAAACTGAGATGATAGAAATGATTGACGAGGTCATGTTACTAAAGGTAGAAGAGCCCACACATTACAGTGAAGCAGTGAGTGAGCAGGAGTGGGTGGAGGCCATGAAAACCGAAGTTGAAATGATTGAAAAGAATAATACCTAG
- the LOC141674803 gene encoding secreted RxLR effector protein 161-like: protein MDQKLQLDKDEGRELVNATEYRCIVGCLRYLTHSLPDITYVVGVVSRFMEQPTVKHKQAVKQILRYIKGTISYGLRYTRNSYRNALSGYIDTDMAGDVVDRRSTGGMYFYLNGNLISWTSQKQRMIALSSCEAEYMAATLAACQSIWLRGLLRKVLRQQVGSVILYIDNKSAIELMKNPVLHGRSKHIDVRFHFIWECIEHGELVVQYVGTQKQKADILTKALGRVKFEIMQEHIGVCDIAAEESKVKT from the coding sequence ATGGATCAGAAACTTCAGTTGGACAAGGATGAAGGCAGAGAACTGGTGAATGCTACTGAATATCGATGCATTGTTGGGTGTTTAAGGTATTTAACCCATTCTCTTCCTGATATAACTTATGTTGTGGGTGTCGTTAGCAGATTTATGGAGCAGCCAACAGTCAAACATAAACAAGCGGTGAAGCAAATACTGAGGTATATAAAAGGAACGATAAGCTATGGCCTGAGATATACACGTAATAGCTACAGAAATGCACTATCTGGTTATATAGACACTGACATGGCTGGGGATGTGGTTGACAGGAGAAGCACGGGAGGAATGTACTTCTATCTAAATGGGAATTTGATATCATGGACATCACAAAAACAAAGGATGATTGCATTATCATCGTGTGAAGCTGAATACATGGCGGCTACGCTGGCAGCATGTCAGAGCATTTGGTTACGAGGTCTGTTAAGGAAGGTATTGAGACAACAGGTTGGGTCAGTCATATTATACATTGATAATAAGTCTGCAATAGAGCTGATGAAAAATCCTGTTCTGCATGGGAGGAGTAAGCATATAGACGTGAGGTTTCATTTTATCTGGGAGTGCATCGAGCATGGGGAGCTAGTTGTTCAGTACGTTGGCACACAGAAGCAAAAGGCAGACATTCTAACGAAGGCACTCGGACGTGTCAAGTTCGAGATCATGCAAGAGCATATTGGAGTCTGTGACATTGCAGCAGAAGAAAGTAAGGTGAAGACGTAG